A single window of Sphaerodactylus townsendi isolate TG3544 linkage group LG03, MPM_Stown_v2.3, whole genome shotgun sequence DNA harbors:
- the CRELD1 gene encoding protein disulfide isomerase CRELD1 isoform X1 produces MLTPLGPGCSSCLVRRLELRLRPVVWKRNPTESGGTSFLASVQRNAASYRIAACKELQLVNSLLAGMKMALPWLRALPPPFLFLLLFLWIPGPGTPQKEPCQTCQDLTSNFNKGLERTQRENFGGGNTAWEEEKLAKYANSETRLLEVLEGVCATSDFACHQLLEKSEEHVERWWFHEQQQHPDFSQWLCMDTLKLCCSPGTYGPDCHTCPGGTQKPCSGYGQCDGDGTRGGTGLCMCQTGYGGPYCSECGDGYYQAARNDSHLVCAECYRACGRCSGPEDSSCLRCKRGWMMHDRRCIDIDECGTDMAHCRANQFCINTEGSYECRGKGAKSPTTT; encoded by the exons ATGCTCACGCCCCTGGGCCCGGGATGCAGTTCATGCTTGGTCCGCAGACTCGAGCTACGTCTGCGCCCGGTTGTTTGGAAGCGAAACCCCACGGAGTCCGGGGGGACTTCTTTCCTAGCGAGTGTGCAAAGAAATGCAGCCTCGTATAGAATTGCAGCGTGCAAAGAACTGCAACTTGTAAATAG CCTTCTTGCCGGCATGAAGATGGCTTTGCCTTGGTTGAGAGCCCTCCCTCCGCCGTTCTTATTTCTCCTGCTGTTCCTGTGGATTCCAGGCCCAGGGACCCCCCAGAAAGAGCCCTGTCAGACCTGCCAGGATCTTACCAGCAACTTCAACAAG GGTCTGGAGCGGACACAGCGAGAGAACTTCGGGGGCGGGAACACAGCCTGGGAAGAAGAGAAGCTTGCAAAATATGCCAACAG CGAGACCCGCCTGCTGGAGGTGCTGGAAGGCGTGTGCGCCACGTCAGACTTCGCCTGCCACCAGCTGCTGGAGAAGAGCGAGGAGCACGTCGAGCGTTGGTGGTTCCATGA gcagcagcagcaccctgACTTTTCCCAGTGGCTCTGCATGGACACGTTGAAGCTCTGCTGTTCCCCTGGCACCTATGGGCCCGATTGCCACA CCTGCCCCGGGGGTACCCAGAAGCCCTGCAGTGGGTATGGGCAGTGTGACGGTGATGGCACACGTGGAGGCACTGGCCTGTGCATGTGCCAGACGGGCTACGGGGGCCCCTACTGTTCTGAGTGTGGAGATGGCTACTACCAAGCAGCTCGCAACGACAGCCACCTGGTATGTGCGG AGTGCTACCGGGCCTGTGGACGCTGCTCTGGACCTGAAGACTCAAGCTGTCTCCGCTGCAAGAGAGGTTGGATGATGCATGACCGCAGGTGCATTG ACATTGACGAATGTGGCACAGACATGGCGCACTGTCGTGCCAACCAGTTTTGTATCAACACGGAAGGATCCTATGAATGCCGAGGTAAGGGTGCAAAGTCTCCAACAACAACGTAg
- the CRELD1 gene encoding protein disulfide isomerase CRELD1 isoform X2, whose translation MLTPLGPGCSSCLVRRLELRLRPVVWKRNPTESGGTSFLASVQRNAASYRIAACKELQLVNSLLAGMKMALPWLRALPPPFLFLLLFLWIPGPGTPQKEPCQTCQDLTSNFNKGLERTQRENFGGGNTAWEEEKLAKYANSETRLLEVLEGVCATSDFACHQLLEKSEEHVERWWFHEQQQHPDFSQWLCMDTLKLCCSPGTYGPDCHTCPGGTQKPCSGYGQCDGDGTRGGTGLCMCQTGYGGPYCSECGDGYYQAARNDSHLSATGPVDAALDLKTQAVSAAREVG comes from the exons ATGCTCACGCCCCTGGGCCCGGGATGCAGTTCATGCTTGGTCCGCAGACTCGAGCTACGTCTGCGCCCGGTTGTTTGGAAGCGAAACCCCACGGAGTCCGGGGGGACTTCTTTCCTAGCGAGTGTGCAAAGAAATGCAGCCTCGTATAGAATTGCAGCGTGCAAAGAACTGCAACTTGTAAATAG CCTTCTTGCCGGCATGAAGATGGCTTTGCCTTGGTTGAGAGCCCTCCCTCCGCCGTTCTTATTTCTCCTGCTGTTCCTGTGGATTCCAGGCCCAGGGACCCCCCAGAAAGAGCCCTGTCAGACCTGCCAGGATCTTACCAGCAACTTCAACAAG GGTCTGGAGCGGACACAGCGAGAGAACTTCGGGGGCGGGAACACAGCCTGGGAAGAAGAGAAGCTTGCAAAATATGCCAACAG CGAGACCCGCCTGCTGGAGGTGCTGGAAGGCGTGTGCGCCACGTCAGACTTCGCCTGCCACCAGCTGCTGGAGAAGAGCGAGGAGCACGTCGAGCGTTGGTGGTTCCATGA gcagcagcagcaccctgACTTTTCCCAGTGGCTCTGCATGGACACGTTGAAGCTCTGCTGTTCCCCTGGCACCTATGGGCCCGATTGCCACA CCTGCCCCGGGGGTACCCAGAAGCCCTGCAGTGGGTATGGGCAGTGTGACGGTGATGGCACACGTGGAGGCACTGGCCTGTGCATGTGCCAGACGGGCTACGGGGGCCCCTACTGTTCTGAGTGTGGAGATGGCTACTACCAAGCAGCTCGCAACGACAGCCACCTG AGTGCTACCGGGCCTGTGGACGCTGCTCTGGACCTGAAGACTCAAGCTGTCTCCGCTGCAAGAGAGGTTGGATGA